One window from the genome of Neospora caninum Liverpool complete genome, chromosome VI encodes:
- a CDS encoding putative zinc finger (CCCH type) protein: MAKTQGHGRVLEALLASSESPVAAAQSLLDSAVAAGRAFDVVSSGGTLHMSTAFDQSSASGMNTEDGDGLAFLVSLLGLDGQGSKGEEGVSSASEPVDGEGAEASVTGIAGLEPSKATEERKHTKCDAVDEITSSGNVASNALSGVTVGCGFEQGGASGAMGSGKVFTRGMSMLANMGGGDCKGGSGRVGGADYGEKRSRGHEGVSSELGGAGVCSGGKGRTLDCLRSSRGTQDGGCAVQHRRRSVAQSIPGRQVYEKKGYLPFTSEEGRGDDAGLQGTSNHGSGAWGVGFLPSILLNDSALALQTALVALLQLQKQDEEGVKQEPVIPRRYDQLSVMRIKWLK; encoded by the coding sequence ATGGCGAAGACCCAAGGTCACGGCCGTGTTTTGGAGGCTTTGCTTGCGTCTTCTGAGTCCCCTGTCGCGGCCGCACAGTCGCTGTTAGATTCAGCCGTAGCAGCGGGGAGGGCATTCGATGTGGTTTCTTCTGGCGGCACTCTACACATGAGTACCGCATTTGATCAATCGTCTGCATCAGGGATGAACACTGAGGACGGCGATGGGTTAGcctttctcgtgtctctgttgGGCTTGGATGGACAAGGATCAAAGGGCGAGGAGGGGGTGAGCAGCGCATCCGAACCAGTCGAtggggaaggcgcggaagcgTCGGTAACCGGTATTGCGGGCCTGGAACCTAGCAAGGCAactgaagagaggaagcataCAAAATGTGATGCTGTTGACGAAATAACTTCATCCGGCAACGTAGCTTCAAATGCACTGTCAGGAGTTACGGTGGGCTGTGGTTTCGAACAAGGGGGCGCAAGTGGGGCCATGGGCAGCGGCAAGGTATTCACCAGAGGCATGTCAATGTTGGCGAACATGGGTGGGGGGGACTGTAAGGGAGGAAGTGGTAGGGTTGGTGGAGCTGATTATGGTGAAAAGAGGTCAAGAGGACATGAAGGCGTTTCGTCAGAACTAGGCGGTGCCGGAGTCTGTTCTGGTGGGAAGGGCAGGACATTGGACTGTTTACGTTCGAGTAGAGGGACGCAAGATGGGGGGTGCGCAGTACAACACCGGAGGCGCAGTGTGGCCCAAAGTATACCAGGGCGACAGGTTTACGAGAAGAAGGGTTACCTTCCCTTTACATCCGAAGAAGGTCGTGGTGACGATGCCGGTCTCCAGGGTACATCGAACCATGGCAGCGGCGCCTGGGGGGTTGGTTTTCTACCGAGTATCTTACTCAATGACAGCGCTCTTGCTCTACAGACAGCGCTTGTTGCGCTGCTCCAGTTGCAGAAACAAGATGAGGAAGGAGTGAAACAAGAACCAGTTATACCGAGGAGGTACGACCAACTGTCAGTCATGAGAATAAAATGGCTGAAGTAG